GAAACCTCTCTTGGAGAAAATGGAATTAAGCTTAGTGGAGGAGAAAAACAAAGAATTTCTATTGCAAGAGCTATATTAAAGGACAGCCCTATTGTAATATTAGATGAAGTTACTTCTTATTCAGATATAGAAAATGAAAGCAAAATACAAAAAGCCCTTAGGAATCTTCTGAAAGGGAAAACAGCTATAATCATAGCCCATAGATTATATACAATAAAAAATGCAGATAAAATTGTAGTTTTAGAAGAAGGAAAAATTATAGAACAAGGAACTCACAATTATCTTATGAATAAAAAAGGATTATATAGGCATCTTTGGGATATGTATGATTATGAACTTACAGAAACAGCAGAAGTAGCAGGAGGTATGTAGTATGATAGGGGATATAAAGGTATTACTAGGTGAGCACAGTAAAAAGCTTAGAAAACCTATAATTTTGTTAACTATAGATAGTTTATTTAATATGTTTTTTTATTCAATGTTATATTTTGTGTTGTTAGATTTAATTAATTCTCAGTTAAGTTTTCCTAAAATTAAAAATTATACTATAGCCATGATAATAGCTTTTATATTTAGAACTATAGTTAATGCAATAGGATACACAGGAATACAGGCTAAAGGTGCAAGAGGCATTGAAAATATGCGTATATCCTTAGGAGATCATATTAAAAATATAAATTTAGGGTTTTTTAATAAAAATAGTATAGGAAATTTGTCCAATATAATGACAAATGATTTGCAAGACTTTGAAAAAATTATAACTCATAATACTAGTGATTTGATAAAAACTATAGTTCTTAGTATTTATTTACTCATAATAACATTTTTTATTGATGTTAAATTAGCTATAATTCAACTTGCCTTTGTATTTGTAGCTATGCCTATTATTTTAACAGGAGGAAAAAAAGTTGCTAGAATAGGTAAGGAAAAGAAAGTAATTATGAATGAAGTAATATCAAGAATGGTTGAATATCTAAGTGGTATACAGGTGTTTAAATCTCATAATTTAGCAGGTAAGAAATTTGAAAGATTAGAAAAGTCCTTTAGAGATTTAAAGAGAGAAAGTATAAGAACAGAAATATCTATTGTACCTTTTGTACTTATATTTCAGATAATAGTTGATATAAGTTTTCCTATATTATTGCTTATAGCTACAACTAAATTTGGAATAGGAAGTATTGATAAGAAAGCTTTTCTAACATTTATTATAATAAATATAGCACTTACAAATATACTAAGAGTTTTTGGTGCTCAATATGGACAATTAAGGTATTTGAAACTTGCCTCACAAAAATTAATAGATACCTATAAAAAACCAGAAATGAGTTATAATTATGAAGAAGCAAACTTTAAAAACTATGATATTCAATTTGAAAATGTAAGTTTTGAATATGAAAAAGGAGAAAATACTATAAACAATTTAAGTTTTAAAGCAAAGGAAGGAACTATGACAGCTTTAGTTGGACCTTCAGGTTCAGGAAAAACTACGGTTACAAATCTTATAGCTAGATTTTGGGATATAAATAATGGATCAATAAAAATTGGTGGGCAAGATATAAAATATATAAAGCCAGATTCATTATTAAAACACATAAGTATGGTATTCCAAGATGTATATCTTTTGAATGACACCATATATAATAATATAAAATTAGGAAATGAAAAAGCTACTAAAGAAGACATAATAAATGCAGCTAAAATTGCAAATTGTCATGAATTTATAGAGAAACTAGAAGATAAATATGATACTATGGTAGGGGAAGGCGGCTCAACATTATCAGGAGGAGAAAAGCAAAGAATATCTATAGCAAGAGCAATACTTAAAGATGCTCCTATAGTATTACTTGATGAAGCTACAGCTTCCCTTGATGCGGATAATGAGTTAGAAATTAGAAAAGCTATAAAGAAACTTACTTTAAATAAAACTGTTATAGTTATAGCTCACAGACTAAATACTATAAAGGATGCAGATCAAATTATAGTTTTAAATGAGGGACATATAGAAGAAAAGGGAAGTCATAGGGAACTTATAAATAATAAAAAGAGATATTATAATATGTATAATGAAATGGAAAGAGCTAAAAATTGGGCAATATAATGTTAAAGATATAAATAATTATATACAAATTTAAATAATAAAAGAAGACTGTCTCAAAATAAGATTTAATTTTAATAGAGTAAATATAAAAAATACATGTAATAAACATATTAATGAGCTTTAGTAGTTCTTAATTTGACGGGATTAAAAATTTTTGTAATTCCTCACAGGACGTGAGGAGCTAGTAGTGAAGGTATGGATGGCACCTCTATTAGGTAAAAAAATTTTAATGAAGTCAAATTTAGAACTACTTAGCAAAATGAATTGATTTATGAATGGATTATTTATGAACTTAAAATTAAAGTTATCTTGAGACAGTTCTTTTATTATTTAAATTAATTTTATAATAAATAAGGGATTTACTCCTTGAGAAATTCAGAATTAATTGGTAAGCTATAAATAATTACTTTTAATTAAACATATTTATATGTAATAAACTCTATAAAGATTAAACAGTATATTAATTATAGATATTATATATAAAAATAAGAAAAATAGATTTATATATAAGAAACATTAAAAGGAGATTAGAAAAATGAAAGTTACTATAAAAGATGTGGCTAAAAAAGCAAATGTTTCACCCTCTACAGTTTCACGAGTTTTATCAAATAGTCCTAGAATAAGTGATGAAACAAAGGAAAAGGTGTATAAAGTTATAGAAGAACTTAAATATAAACCTAATGCAATAGCTAGAGGTTTAGTGAGCAGCAAAACTAGAATATTAGGAGTTATACTTCCAGAGGAAGCAGAAAATTTGCTATCTAATCCTTTTTTTATACAGGCTATGAAAGGCATAAGTTCTTATGCAGAAAAAAGAGAATATTATATAACCTATTCTTTTAGTAATAATAAAGAAAGCGAAAAAAAACATATAAGAGATTTAACTGACAGTGGACTAATAGAAGGTATGCTTATTTTAAGAACAAAGGAAAACGACGAAAATATAAAATATTTGAAAGAAATAGATTTCCCATTTGTTATTATGGGACGATTAAAATATACAGAAGGAATCCTTTGGGTAGATAATGATAATTTCAAGGCTATGTATAATATAGTTGATAAATTAATATATAAAGGACATACAAAAATAGCATTAATAGGAGCTAAAAATGAATTAAATGTATGCAAGAATAGAGAAAAAGGATATAAAGTATCACTAGAAATGAATGGATTTAACGTTGATGAAAATTTAATTAGCTATGGAGAAAATTTTAAAGAAGAAGAAGGGTATATACAAATGAAAAAAATATTAGAAAAAGTGAATCCAACAGCAGTAGTGGCAATGGATGATTTGTTAGCAATAGGTGCTATGAATGCATTAAAGGAAAAAGACTTAAATGATATTTCTGTAGTTGGTTTTAATAATATACCTTTATGTAAATTCCAAGAACCTAAGTTAGCTTCTGTAGATATAAATGGAGTAAAACTTGGATATTATGCTACAAAGTTGTTAATAGACAAGATAGAAGAAGTAGAAGATATTAGGGATCATTACATTATAGAAACAACCTTCATAGAAAGAGAATCTTTTTAATAGTTGATGATTTTTTTTACAAGTATAGGGAATATATAGTTTAATTTATATTTGCACAAACGTTTGCACAAGAATATATTAAAAATAATGAGTATTTTATAGAATTTAGCATAATAAGTTAATGAAATTAGTGAATTTGAAAAAATATTGCATTGTAAACTTTTACTTAGGTTGATATAATAAAAATCAATAAAATTAGTAATGGTAATAAATAAAAATTTATGGGATAATGAATTTCGTAAGTGTTTATATGATTGAATGGTAGAGGTGATAAGGTGGATAAAAAATATGTAGTAGGTGTTGATTTAGGTGGAACAAAAATATATACAGCACTTGTAGATTTAGATGGGAATATAATAAAAGAAAAAAAAGTTAAAACAGAAGCAAGTAAGGGAGAAATTGACGTACTATATAAAATAATAAGTACTATTGACAACGTTATAGAAGATATAAATTCAGAAGAGATTAAAGCTATAGGAATAGGATCTCCAGGACCTTTGGATTCTAAAGAAGGGGTTATAATTTCATCTTCAAATCTACCCTTTAAAAATTTTAGTTTAGTTGAGCCTATAAAAAATAAATATAATGTGCCAACATATCTAGATAATGATGCCAATGTAGCTACATTAGCAGAATTTATGTTTGGTGAAGGAAAAGGCACAGAAAATATGATATATGTAACAGCAAGTACAGGTATTGGTGCAGGAGCTATAATAAATGGCAGAATATATAGAGGGAATACAGGTAATGCTTTAGAAATAGGACATACAACTATTATGAAGGATGGACCAATGTGTGGTTGTGGTAATAGCGGCTGTGCAGAAAGCTTAGGTTCTGGTACTGCTATTATGAAAAAAGCAAAAGAAGTTTGTAAAAATAATGTACAAACATCCTTAAAAAAATATGATGACTTAACTGCTAAGGAAGTTTTTAAAGAAGCAGAAGAAGGTGATGAACTTTCAAAAGAAGTGCTAGAATTTTGTCTATCATATCTAGGTATAACTGTAGCTAATATAATAAATACATTTGATCCACAAATGGTTGTTATAGGTGGAGGAGTTATAAATGGTGGACCAGCTGTTTTCCATACAATAAATAGAGAAGTTAAAAATAGGTGCTGGGAAGCTATTACAGACAATTGTAAAATAGAAAAAGCTAAACTTGGAGGAAAAGCAGGAGTTTTAGGTGCTGCAGCTTTAGCTATAACTGAAAGTAAAAACTAAAAATTTTAGTATATATTTAATAGGTTGTGTTTTATCTGATGACTACCAGCTCTAATATCCCCATCGCACTCTGTGAAAGCGATTAGCACCAAATCGAAGATTTGGACTCTCTGCTTTTCTTGAAAGTGGGAGTAAATAGCTGATACGTCCATAGATAACCATTTTTTAAGATTTAGAGGAAGTTTTTACTCCCTTTAAAACCAAGAAGTAGAGTTGTAAATCTATAAGTGTTAGTTCTAAAAAACTAATACTTATAGTAGAATTAATTATATAGATTTTATTGTGGTATTATTTTTTTACTATTTTGTGCAAACGATTGCTCAGAAAATAATGTAAGACTTTAAGTATAGTTTTAATAACTTAAAGAATCGTAATAGATGCGATAGATTTAATTTTATGTGATGACTACCTGCTCTAATACTCCAATCTTATTCAAAGTGGGAGTAAAGAGCAGCTACGTCCCTGGATAACAATTTCTAATATTAAATGAAATTCATATAAGATAAAAAATAATAAATAAAAATTGAACTTATAAAAATTAAAGTACAAAACTGCAAAACTATATTATAAATGGAGGACTATTAATGAATAAGAAATGGTGGAAAGAAGCTGTAGCATATCAAATATATCCAAGAAGTTTTAAAGATTCAAATAATGATGGTATAGGAGATATAAACGGAATAATTTCTAAATTAGATTATTTAAAAGATTTAGGTATAGATATAATTTGGGTTTGTCCTATGTATAAGTCACCAAATGATGATAACGGTTACGATATAAGTGATTATAAAGATATAATGGATGAATTCGGAACTATGGAGGACTTTGATAATTTATTAGAAAAAGTTCATGAAAAGGGAATGAAACTTATAATAGATTTGGTTATAAATCATACTAGTGATGAACATAAATGGTTTATTGAATCAAAATCTTCTAAAGACAATCCAAAGCGTGACTTTTATATATGGCAAGATGGTAAAAATGGAGAGGAACCTAACAATTGGGAAAGTATATTTAAGGGTTCTGCTTGGAAATATGATAAGAATACAGATCAATATTTTCTTCACTTATTTAGCAAAAAGCAACCAGATTTAAATTGGAAAAATGAGAATGTTAGAAAAGAATTATATAGTATGATTAATTGGTGGCTAGATAAAGGAATTGATGGATTTAGGGTAGATGCTATAAGTCATATAAAAAAAGAAGATGGATTAAAGGATATGCCCAATTCAACAAATCTAGAATATGTTCCTTCTTTTGATAAGCATATGAATGTGGATGGAATTCAAAAATATCTTAAAGAATTAAAGGAAAATACCTTTGATAAATATGACATAATAACTATTGGAGAAGCTAATGGAGTAAATATAAATCAAGCTCCTCAATGGGTAGGAGAAAAAGATGGTAAATTTAATATGATATTTCAATTTGAACATCTAGATCTTTGGGATGTGGAGCATAAAGAACAATCTGCAATAAAAAAGTTAAAAGAGATATTGAGTAAATGGCAAGAAGGACTAGAACAAATTGGATGGAATGCTTTGTTTATAGAAAATCATGATATTCAAAGGGTAGTTTCAACTTTAGGTGATGATAAAAACTATTGGAATGAAAGCTCAAAGGCACTAGCTCTTATGTATTTTATGCAAAAGGGTACTCCTTTTATATATCAAGGGCAAGAAATAGGAATGACCAATGTTAAGTTTGAAGATATTGAAGATTATAATGACATAAAAACTATAAATATTTATAAAGAAAAAATAAAAAAAGGTATGTCAAATGAAGAAGCCCTTGAATATGTATGGAAAACTTCTAGAGATAATTCAAGAACACCAATGCAGTGGGATGTTACAGAAAATGCTGGATTTTCAAAAGAAAAACCATGGCTTAAGGTTAATCCAAATTATTTAAATATAAACGTTAACAAGCAAGAGAATTATCCAAACTCTATTTTAAATTTTTATAAAAAAATGATAAAAATAAAGAAAGAAGATGAAGCACTTATATATGGAAAATATGATTTAATTTTAGAAAATCATGAACAAATATATGCTTATACAAGAACTCTAGATTATGAAAAATTTATAGTTATAGTTAATTTAACAAATAAAGAAGCTAAATATAGCTATGATAAGGAAAAACTAAATTATAAAGGATTAACACTTTCAAATTATTTAGTAGAAGAACATGAAGATATAACAGAATTAGTATTAAAACCTTTTGAAGCTAGGCTTTATAAAATTTAAATTAATATAGCATTATAAATATTGGGGGGATAAAAATGAAAAAAAATAAGCTGATATCTTTCGATTTCTGGCAAAAGTTTGGTAAAACTTTATTAGTTGTTGTAGCAGTTATGCCAGCAGCAGGACTTATGATTTGTATTGGAAAACTTATAGGAATGCAATCTTCCATGGCATTAATGCAATCTGTGGCAAGAGTAATAGAAGATATAGGATGGGCAATAATAGGAAATCTTCATATTTTATTTGCAGTAGCAATTGGTGGTTCTTGGGCCAAAGAGCGTGCAGGAGGAGCCTTTGCAGGTCTACTTACTTTTATTCTTACAAATAGGGTAACAGGAGCTATTTTTGGAGTTAAAGCTGACATGTTTTCTGATGAGGCAGCAAAAGTTACTTCAATGTTTGGAAGGGAATTAGTAGTTAAAGATTATTTTACAAGCATACTTGGGGCACCAGCCTTAAATATGGGTGTATTTATAGGTATAATTTCAGGATTCTTAGGTGCTTATTTATATAATAAATATTATAATTTTAATAAATTACCAAAATCTTTAGCTTTCTTTAATGGAAAAAGATTTGTACCTTTTGTAGTTATATTAGGATCTATAGTAACAGCAATAATTTTATCTATAATTTGGCCTTCTATTCAAGGTGCATTAAATGCTTTTGGAAAATGGATAGCAACATCAAAAGATTCAGCACCAATAGTAGCACCTTTTATATTTGGTTCATTGGAACGTTTATTACTACCTTTTGGTCTTCATCATATGTTAACAGTACCATTGAATTATACTTCTCTAGGAGGAACTTATAAAATTTTAACAGGTTCAACTGCAGGCACTATAGTTGCAGGTCAAGATCCATTATGGCTTGCATGGGTTAATGATTTAATTAACCTAAAAGCAGCTGGCAATACAACGGAATATAATAATTTATTAACAGCTATTGTACCATCACGTTTTAAGGTAGGTCAGGTAATAACATCTTCAGCTTCATTATTAGGTGTAGCTTTTGCAATGTATAAAAATGTAGATAAAGATAAAAGAGATAAATATAAAACTGTTTTCTTATCAGCAGCATTAGCGGTATTCTTAACAGGGGTTACAGAACCTATAGAATTTATGTTTATGTTTATATCACCAATTTTATATGTAGTTTATGCAGTAATTACAGGAACAGCTTTTGCTTTAGCAGATTTAATAAATTTAAGGGTTCATTGCTTTGGATTTGTTGAATTTATAGCTCGTACTCCTATGATGATAAAGGCTGGAATTACAAGGGATATGTTGAATTTTGCAATTGTATCAGTAGCATATTTTGCATTAACTTATTTAATATTTAACTTTTTAATAAAGAAATTAAATATACCTACTCCAGGTAGAGCAGGAAACTATATTGAAATGGAAGGTGAAGAAGATAAAAAAGAAGAAAAAATATCAGAAAAAGATATAGATAGAAATTCTTTACCAGTAAAAATAATAGGTTTACTAGGAGAAAAGGAAAATATAGTGGATGTGGATGCTTGTATGACTCGTCTTCGTGTAACAGTAAAGGATAAAAACTTAGTTGCAGAAGAAAAAGAATGGAAAAAGCTTGGTGCAATAGGTCTTATAGTAAAAGATAAAGGTGTTCAGGCTATATATGGACCAAAAGCAGATGTATTAAAGTCAGATATTCAAGATATTTTAGGAGATTAATTTATGAAAGTCCTTACTTTAAATTGTCATTCCTGGCAAGAGGAAAAACAAATAGAAAAAATGAAATATTTAGCCCAAATAATATATGAAAATAATTATGATGTGATTGCCCTTCAAGAGGTTAGTCAAAGTATTAATAATAAAATACTATTTGATAATATAAAAGAAGATAATTTTGCTTTTGTATTAATAAAAGAACTTGAAAAGTTAGGAGCAAATAAATTTAACCTTATTTGGGATTTTGCACATATAGGTTACGATAAGTATGAAGAAGGATTAGCTATATTAACTAAACATCCTATAAAAGAAAAAAAATCCTTTTATATTTCAAGAAGTGAAGATAAAAATTTCTGGAAAACTAGAAAGATAGTAAAATGTAAAATAAATTATAATAATAATGAAATTTGTTTTTATTCTTGTCATTTAGGTTGGTGGAATGATGAAGAGGAAGATTTTAAACTTCAAGTGAATAAATTAGTTCAGCATATAAAAGAAGATGAAACATGCATAGTAATGGGAGATTTTAATAATGATGCTTTTTTAAGACATGAAGGATATGATTATATTATAGATAAAAATCTCAAAGATATATATGATTTATCAAACTCAAAAGATAATGGAGTAACCGTTATTGGAAATATTGATGGCTGGGAAAATAACAAAAAAGACATGAGGTTAGATCTTATATTGTCTAATAAAAATTTAAATGTAAAATACTGCAATGTTATATTTAATGGAATAAATAAAGAAATAATTTCAGATCATTTTGGAGTTGAAGCAGAAATAGAAATTTAAAAAATGTATGATTCGTGTCAAAATAACTTTAATTTTAAAACTGTAAATATAAATAATAAATTCATAAGGGGGTATGTAG
Above is a window of Clostridium sporogenes DNA encoding:
- a CDS encoding ABC transporter ATP-binding protein/permease, with the translated sequence MIGDIKVLLGEHSKKLRKPIILLTIDSLFNMFFYSMLYFVLLDLINSQLSFPKIKNYTIAMIIAFIFRTIVNAIGYTGIQAKGARGIENMRISLGDHIKNINLGFFNKNSIGNLSNIMTNDLQDFEKIITHNTSDLIKTIVLSIYLLIITFFIDVKLAIIQLAFVFVAMPIILTGGKKVARIGKEKKVIMNEVISRMVEYLSGIQVFKSHNLAGKKFERLEKSFRDLKRESIRTEISIVPFVLIFQIIVDISFPILLLIATTKFGIGSIDKKAFLTFIIINIALTNILRVFGAQYGQLRYLKLASQKLIDTYKKPEMSYNYEEANFKNYDIQFENVSFEYEKGENTINNLSFKAKEGTMTALVGPSGSGKTTVTNLIARFWDINNGSIKIGGQDIKYIKPDSLLKHISMVFQDVYLLNDTIYNNIKLGNEKATKEDIINAAKIANCHEFIEKLEDKYDTMVGEGGSTLSGGEKQRISIARAILKDAPIVLLDEATASLDADNELEIRKAIKKLTLNKTVIVIAHRLNTIKDADQIIVLNEGHIEEKGSHRELINNKKRYYNMYNEMERAKNWAI
- a CDS encoding LacI family transcriptional regulator, which codes for MKVTIKDVAKKANVSPSTVSRVLSNSPRISDETKEKVYKVIEELKYKPNAIARGLVSSKTRILGVILPEEAENLLSNPFFIQAMKGISSYAEKREYYITYSFSNNKESEKKHIRDLTDSGLIEGMLILRTKENDENIKYLKEIDFPFVIMGRLKYTEGILWVDNDNFKAMYNIVDKLIYKGHTKIALIGAKNELNVCKNREKGYKVSLEMNGFNVDENLISYGENFKEEEGYIQMKKILEKVNPTAVVAMDDLLAIGAMNALKEKDLNDISVVGFNNIPLCKFQEPKLASVDINGVKLGYYATKLLIDKIEEVEDIRDHYIIETTFIERESF
- a CDS encoding ROK family protein; protein product: MDKKYVVGVDLGGTKIYTALVDLDGNIIKEKKVKTEASKGEIDVLYKIISTIDNVIEDINSEEIKAIGIGSPGPLDSKEGVIISSSNLPFKNFSLVEPIKNKYNVPTYLDNDANVATLAEFMFGEGKGTENMIYVTASTGIGAGAIINGRIYRGNTGNALEIGHTTIMKDGPMCGCGNSGCAESLGSGTAIMKKAKEVCKNNVQTSLKKYDDLTAKEVFKEAEEGDELSKEVLEFCLSYLGITVANIINTFDPQMVVIGGGVINGGPAVFHTINREVKNRCWEAITDNCKIEKAKLGGKAGVLGAAALAITESKN
- a CDS encoding alpha-glucosidase, which translates into the protein MNKKWWKEAVAYQIYPRSFKDSNNDGIGDINGIISKLDYLKDLGIDIIWVCPMYKSPNDDNGYDISDYKDIMDEFGTMEDFDNLLEKVHEKGMKLIIDLVINHTSDEHKWFIESKSSKDNPKRDFYIWQDGKNGEEPNNWESIFKGSAWKYDKNTDQYFLHLFSKKQPDLNWKNENVRKELYSMINWWLDKGIDGFRVDAISHIKKEDGLKDMPNSTNLEYVPSFDKHMNVDGIQKYLKELKENTFDKYDIITIGEANGVNINQAPQWVGEKDGKFNMIFQFEHLDLWDVEHKEQSAIKKLKEILSKWQEGLEQIGWNALFIENHDIQRVVSTLGDDKNYWNESSKALALMYFMQKGTPFIYQGQEIGMTNVKFEDIEDYNDIKTINIYKEKIKKGMSNEEALEYVWKTSRDNSRTPMQWDVTENAGFSKEKPWLKVNPNYLNINVNKQENYPNSILNFYKKMIKIKKEDEALIYGKYDLILENHEQIYAYTRTLDYEKFIVIVNLTNKEAKYSYDKEKLNYKGLTLSNYLVEEHEDITELVLKPFEARLYKI
- a CDS encoding PTS transporter subunit IIBC, whose amino-acid sequence is MKKNKLISFDFWQKFGKTLLVVVAVMPAAGLMICIGKLIGMQSSMALMQSVARVIEDIGWAIIGNLHILFAVAIGGSWAKERAGGAFAGLLTFILTNRVTGAIFGVKADMFSDEAAKVTSMFGRELVVKDYFTSILGAPALNMGVFIGIISGFLGAYLYNKYYNFNKLPKSLAFFNGKRFVPFVVILGSIVTAIILSIIWPSIQGALNAFGKWIATSKDSAPIVAPFIFGSLERLLLPFGLHHMLTVPLNYTSLGGTYKILTGSTAGTIVAGQDPLWLAWVNDLINLKAAGNTTEYNNLLTAIVPSRFKVGQVITSSASLLGVAFAMYKNVDKDKRDKYKTVFLSAALAVFLTGVTEPIEFMFMFISPILYVVYAVITGTAFALADLINLRVHCFGFVEFIARTPMMIKAGITRDMLNFAIVSVAYFALTYLIFNFLIKKLNIPTPGRAGNYIEMEGEEDKKEEKISEKDIDRNSLPVKIIGLLGEKENIVDVDACMTRLRVTVKDKNLVAEEKEWKKLGAIGLIVKDKGVQAIYGPKADVLKSDIQDILGD
- a CDS encoding endonuclease/exonuclease/phosphatase family protein, which codes for MKVLTLNCHSWQEEKQIEKMKYLAQIIYENNYDVIALQEVSQSINNKILFDNIKEDNFAFVLIKELEKLGANKFNLIWDFAHIGYDKYEEGLAILTKHPIKEKKSFYISRSEDKNFWKTRKIVKCKINYNNNEICFYSCHLGWWNDEEEDFKLQVNKLVQHIKEDETCIVMGDFNNDAFLRHEGYDYIIDKNLKDIYDLSNSKDNGVTVIGNIDGWENNKKDMRLDLILSNKNLNVKYCNVIFNGINKEIISDHFGVEAEIEI